The Lathyrus oleraceus cultivar Zhongwan6 chromosome 5, CAAS_Psat_ZW6_1.0, whole genome shotgun sequence genome includes the window CTGATGTAAAGGCTAATCCATGTTAGTAGCAAGAGACAAAAGAATTCTGACAATGTTTAATTTTTcaacaggagcaaatgtctctgAGTAATCTATACCATAGGTTTGAGTAAAGCCTTTAGCCACCAAGCGAGCCTTGTAGCTTTCAACTGACCCATCTGAATTATACTTCACAGTAAAAACTCATTTGCATCCAATTGTCTTCTTGCCATCTAGTAGTGACGTAACACTCCAAGTTTTGTTCTTTTCAAGAGCTTTCATCTCCATAAGTATCACTTCCCTCCACTTTGGAATTTCTAGAGCAACCTGTACACTTTTTGGAATTTCTACACTAGACAATTTTGAGGTGAAGGCAGACATAGATGAAGACAAATTTAAATATGATATAAAATTGGACATGGGATATTTAGTGCAAGATCTGACACGTTTTATAATGGAAATAACATCATTCATATTAGGATACAAAATACGACTCTCAGAAACAGAGATAGACTTACCTTTCCTTTTGGTAGGAAGTTTATCATTCCTCGGTTCAGATTCCTAACAGTGTTAAGATGTGGATTGGTCCTTTCCTTTTGGTGCTTTTTCATAAAAACCTTTCCTTTTAAAATCTTGTTTCCTAATTCAAATTTATTTTGTTAAAGTGACTCATTATTTTGTGGCATTTCAATTAGATTGTCATTATCATTGTTTTCAGGATTCTCATTGttttctacaagagaaaatgtAGACTCAGATTCAC containing:
- the LOC127079603 gene encoding uncharacterized mitochondrial protein AtMg00820-like; protein product: MSAFTSKLSSVEIPKSVQVALEIPKWREVILMEMKALEKNKTWSVTSLLDDGSVESYKARLVAKGFTQTYGIDYSETFAPVEKLNIVRILLSLATNMD